A single region of the Trachemys scripta elegans isolate TJP31775 chromosome 19, CAS_Tse_1.0, whole genome shotgun sequence genome encodes:
- the LOC117868095 gene encoding protein-arginine deiminase type-1-like, which yields MRQRKHGMIWTFAGMDRDQAMSSQVRISYYGQKENAPIEGAWLYLTCVNVSLDADTDRSGMVKSNGTNKTQWTWGPDGQGAVLLVNCDRDSPGAKDMDSAYPYVQSYADLEDMSLMILRSQGPSAIFADYKLVLHVSVSDVDKVRVFHASGSGSLAQYEHVLGSHKRSYVVDRPSGQEEDTFYVEGLAFPDADFSGLVSFSVTLLEVSDKNAPDTPIFTDTVVFRVAPWIMTPNTLQPLEVFVCSMERDSNSNADFLEAMRALVRKANCKLTICPEVENQHDRWIQDEIEFGYVEAPHKTFPVVFDSPRDRGLKDFAFQRILGPDFGYVTRVPPRGHVSSLDSFGNLDVSPPVTVQGKTYPLGRILIGSSLPRSGGRRMTKAVRDFLYAQKVQPPVELYSDWLSVGHVDEFLSFVPAPDRKGFRLLLASPDACYKLFKEKQREGHGSAAQFAGLENVQTITIDEMLADETLRSDSEYVQSCIDWNRHTLKEELGLTEQDIIDIPQLFVLNSSRADAFFPDMVNMIVLGKHLGIPKPFGPIVDGRCCLEENVRSLLEPLGLVCIFINDFFTYHTLSGEIHCGTNVIRKPFSFKWWNMIP from the exons ATGCGACAACGGAAGCATGGCATGATATGGACTTTTGCTGGAATGGATCGTGACCAGGCAATGTCTTCACAGGTTCGGATTTCGTACTATGGACAGAAAGAGAATGCACCTATAGAGGGGGCTTGGCTGTACCTCACCTGTGTCA ATGTCTCTCTGGATGCCGACACGGACCGCAGCGGGATGGTGAAGAGCAACGGAACCAACAAG ACGCAATGGACGTGGGGCCCTGACGGGCAGGGAGCCGTGCTGCTAGTGAACTGCGACAGGGACAGCCCGGGTGCCAAGGATATGGACAGTGCTTACCCGTATGTGCAGTCCTATGCAG ATCTTGAAGACATGTCACTTATGATTCTGAGGAGCCAAGGCCCCAGTGCCATCTTTGCTGACTACAAGTTGGTTCTTCATGTTTCTGTGTCCGATGTGGATAAAGTGAGAGTTTTCCATGCCAGTG GCAGTGGCTCACTCGCCCAGTACGAGCATGTGCTGGGGTCGCATAAACGCTCCTACGTAGTGGATCGTCCCAGCGGACAAGAAGAGGACACCTTCTACGTCGAGGGATTGGCCTTCCCGGACGCTGACTTCTCAGGGCTGGTTTCCTTCAGCGTCACCCTGCTAGAGGTCTCCGATAAG AACGCACCAGACACCCCCATTTTCACAGACACCGTGGTCTTCCGGGTGGCCCCGTGGATAATGACGCCCAACACCCTGCAGCCTTTGGAGGTTTTTGTCTGCAG CATGGAGAGAGACTCCAACTCTAATGCAGACTTTTTGGAGGCTATGAGAGCCCTGGTGAGGAAAGCCAACTGTAAGCTGaccatctgccctgaggttgaAAACCAGCACGACCGCTGGATCCAG GACGAGATAGAGTTTGGCTACGTGGAGGCTCCCCACAAGACGTTCCCCGTGGTCTTCGATTCCCCCCGGGACAGAGGCCTGAAGGATTTTGCTTTTCAAAGGATTCTG GGCCCTGATTTTGGCTACGTAACCCGAGTACCTCCTCGCGGACACGTCTCCAGCCTCGACTCCTTTGGCAATCTGGATGTCAGCCCTCCGGTGACTGTCCAAGGGAAGACGTACCCACTGGGAAGGATCCTCATTGGAAGCAGCTTGCCCAG GTCGGGCGGCAGGAGGATGACAAAGGCCGTCAGGGACTTTCTCTATGCCCAGAAGGTGCAGCCCCCCGTGGAGCTCTACTCGGACTGGCTGAGTGTGGGTCACGTCGATGAATTCCTGAGCTTTGTTCCAGCCCCCGATAGGAAG GGTTTCCGGCTGCTCTTGGCCAGCCCCGATGCCTGCTACAAGCTgttcaaggagaaacaaagagaggGGCACGGCAGCGCGGCCCAGTTTGCCG GGCTGGAGAACGTGCAGACCATAACAATAGACGAGATGCTGGCTGATGAGACCCTGAGGAGTGACAGTGAATACGTGCAG AGCTGCATTGACTGGAATCGACATACCCTTAAGGAGGAGCTGGGACTGACTGAGCAAGACATCATTGATATCCCTCAGCTGTTCGTGTTGAACAGTTCTCGAGCGGACGCTTTCTTCCCAGACATG GTGAACATGATCGTCTTGGGGAAACACCTGGGCATCCCGAAGCCGTTTGGGCCGATCGTTGACGGGCGGTGCTGCCTGGAAGAGAACGTTCGCTCCCTGCTGGAGCCGCTGGGCCTCGTCTgcatcttcatcaacgacttttTCACCTACCACACCCTATCCGGGGAGATCCACTGCGGCACCAACGTCATCAGGAAACCCTTCTCCTTCAAGTGGTGGAACATGATCCCCTGA